The genomic window AATATGTGTACCTTCGAAGACACTACAATTTGACTCATCAAAGCTTCGTTCTTTATCTTATTTGCCAAATTGgttcaagaaacagagaagttaGTGTTGATTCGACTCGTATGTACCAAACAGGACCTACTTCAATCCCAAGCCTATCGATATggagacaaagaaagaaaagagcaaAGAAGGTTTAATCGCTGCCAAAGAGCTCAAGCGCCTCCAAACCAACTTAGTCCGACTTGATCGATTCATTGATTCTCATGTTTGTCGTCTCCTTAAATTCGATCTCCTTTTTGTTCTTGCTGAATTTTCagagacaaaaccaaattttcctTTGTATGACGGACATAAGTTAGAACTATACCAACATGAACactatttattatatttataataatgatACAAAAAGGTACTTTAAACagcaaaattatatatacttttttgctcaaactaaaagagaaaactatttaatatatgttattattctttatatagaataacataaaataatatagaaattaatataaaattatagaacggttacaaaaatatctatctatatatcttattttattgatttagaAAAACAGATAAAGATTAGATAATACCGAATACttgtaaaaataaagttatattataaattgttACTGtgataataagtttttaaattattatatagttaaatTTATCATTCTCAGCAGCCGTCATGTTTCAGGTATATATCATTCTGAGTAATAATATACTCAATATTaattactttaaaattttcaatcttCAATTTAGcataataatcaaatatacCAATGCAGCCGATGAAGTACATTCTCTGTTAAACTTACGTTAGTTTCTGGGTGCTCCTCTACAACATCACTCTAGGCACATGCATTAAAATATTCActgttttattaaatatatatatatatttatttattttctgacAAGATAAgttacaaatttttgtttccatactctttgaaagagatggagaaaaaaTCGAATTCAATAATTGTTCTTGGTATTTATTccatttcatcatcatcattaattGTTGGGGACATATTACATGTAACATGGTTGTGACGCATCAATCCTACTCGAGCCAAGTGGGGACCAACAGTTCACTGAGCTTGATTCAGTTGAGAACTTAGGAATCAAAAAGAGGGACCTGATTGGCTCTATCAAAACCTCACTGGAGCATGAGTGTCCCAAGCAAGTCTCATGCTCTGACGTCATCATCCTCTCCGCCAGAGACACCGTGGCTCTCACGGGAGGCCCACTCATTTCCGTGCTATTAGGACGAAAAGACTCCCTCTCCACTCCAAGCAAACACGTGGCAGACTCTGAGCCTCCTCCCTCCACTGCTGATGTTGACACCACCTTAAGCCTATTCGCTAGCAATGGCATGACCATTGAACAGTCTGTGGCCATTATgggtatatatttataagaaattttcatCGTAGCCTTCTATCtcagtttttctttcaggAACTTGCAAAGTGGACAGGGCCAATCAAATTTTAGCCATTTAGACTTAAGTGGACGAATATACTCTCGAACGAGAAATGAAACGAGGCGGttcagtttcattttctttgttttctggttaccaaaataatatttaaactttaaaattaaatcaaaaacacattaataattttaaactacaaaaaaatcaaaaactgtttCGTCGAAGACGCAGAACAATTCCGACGAAACATAAACTCAGATCGAAAGTGAAATTTTGATTGAGGCTCTATGCGAGTTCGAGTCGTTGCTTAAGTGGAGGAAATTTTGATCGAGTTCGTGTTAAAGGGTAACAATAAGAGGATTTTCGGGTTTCTCGAGTTACTGTTTCTAGAAAAACTCAAATGgcggagatgaagaagagtagtCGGCGGTGAGGAGTTTCGGAAGTTAATGTATCATCGTCGGCGACGACAATTATGGGTAAGGGTAAGTTTGGTTTAACTTCGTTTGGGGAATGAGTTGATACAAAATCTAGGTAAATTTTGGAGATTTCAAATCAGAAAATTTCAATTGACAATgggttttttgtgttttccgccaaaaaacaGTAGATTTGAGTATAAAATTTTTGGTGTACGTGTATATGAATATCAAGGACatgtttagtttgtatttGGATATAGTGTACGTGTTAAGAACTTCATCgtatttttcaactttcatgAAGTACTTCTAAGGATCCGATTGAATTACCATAGAGGTTGTTTGCACTCGACCACTACCCTACCAAGGCGAAGATAAATGCGTACTCCAAAGCGGAGTACATTGGTCAGATAACATTTGCGCTTAAGGGAACACCAGAAATGACGTTTCTTCTAGAGTCTCCATTTGGGGACCTCTTTAGGATCCCTGCTAACAAGGCATCTTTTTCTGGTAAACTTGTTCTTGGATTAATATGTCGTCAGTTAGTTATGAAGAAATGTTATGAGATGTGGATGGTATTCGGGGGTCATCCTATTAGGTTAGGATTAAGAGAATGGGCACGTTTAACTGGTTTGGAATGTGGAACATATCCTAAAAATAGTGCTATAGAAGCTGTTATGCAGCAGAAGGAAGGTGAAAAAACAGTTTGGAAAACTCTGTTTGGATCTGCTAATCCAACAGTTGAAGATTTAATGGATAGATTGATTGCTGAAAGTGACATGCCTCCATGGAAGAAAATAGCTCTCGCCCTCATAATTATTGTGGATGGGGTGCTAATATGTGACATGTCTCCTCCTCTGAGACCAAATGTGATGACAGTTGAGTTGACGAAGAACCTggatttcttctgcaaatatCCCTAGGAAGGACATCATTTCTACTTACTTTGGATCGTTGCGCAAGTTTCAAAGAAGGAGAGACTGATattgaaaaactcaagaatGGTTGCAAGCAACAATCTTATGCACTCCACGGCTTCCCACTTGGACTCCAACTCTTTGCCTTCGAAACTATCCCGTCTATTGCTAGTCTCGTACCTTCTGAAAAAGATACCAACGTCTTTACGGAGAGGTCTATTAAAAATCTTGCCAAACTGCGTCTAATCAAGACATCAACCATATTGGCGTGCGATGCTGAAAAGGCTTGTACAGTTGTTGTTGTACGTACATTGGTATAAAAACGATTAAGTACATACACTCTGAAATAAACAATGATTATCTATGTAGGTGGATGTCACATATATTGTGGATCCAGTAGACAGTGATTGCCCAAAATCTTTGGTAtggaggaaagaaaaacaggACCCAAGAGTTGATAACATTTTAAGGATGTTGAATCTGGCCACGAGTGGGATGAGAAAATGTGGGTTGGAGGCGATGATGAACCTAAGAAGCAAGTCCGGCCCTCAATAACAGGAGAGAGAGATAATCATTTCTCTTTATCGTATAACTTATATCAGAATTAGGTTCCTCCAAGAGTAGTAATGCATGATTAAACCattttatatagttattttgAAGAGGAAAAGACGGGTGCCAGATcctattgataaaaaaaggaaaattaccAACTCTGATGATGGAGAAGGTGGACacagtggtggtgatggttcTAGAGACGAAGAGTTTGATAAGTATGCGGTCAAATTCCGGCGTTTCTTCAAGAGGCAAAAAGAACTTTTAGATaataaatttgaagatttATAAGAATTTGTATGTGTAGAGATACGTGATGCTCTACATTCCCAGGACCAAAACGAAGAAGGAACACGAGCATCCCAGAAATCTGATTCACCATCTGAGAAGGTTGAGATGGTGAACAAAAAGGTTGAGAAGGGGAACAAAAAGGTTCACCAGGTATCTGAACAGGTACGGAAGAAATCGCTTAAAAAAACCaccaaacaaattaattttgtacCAAGAAGATCTTCCAGGCTGAACAATACTAATAAGAAGGCTGAAACTATTAGTCTTCCTATTGAGGTACGTCTACTACAAACAGTCTTTGGCTAGTACGTAGAATAATTATGCAGTGTACGTATATAATAGACTGATTACgtgtttggttgttgtttgtttaaagGAATTATCATCCAGCGATGACAATGTCGAAGATCCTTCCAACCAAAAAGGAAGTTTTTCTGACGATGAAATGAAAGACATTGCACCAACTCAGCCAGTACCTCgtgtaaataaaattaaaaaaaaggtttttattaAGTGTACGTACAAATAAATACTTAGGAATGCCTTCTAGTGGTTTCTATTTCATAGAACGTACCAGGCAATGATGGGGATGGTGAAGTTTCAGCCAAAAAACACCATACTGTCTCTGACTATGTAATGGAAAACATTTATTTGGGTGGAGCATCACCACCTCACCAGGTAACTCACTCGTGTATTATTTATGTTACAGTTTTGCGTATTTGTACGTACATAAAGAACAATTACTAACCAAGTGTATGGTTTTTATTTCGAAGGAGGTAGGAGGGAACTCGGAGATTCGTGAAGATTCTTCCAAGATACACCAAAATGTCTCTGACTCTGTAATGGAAGAAAAATTTGATAGTGTACCATCACCACCTCACCTGGTAACTTGTGTGTTTATGTTATAGTATTTCATAATTGTGTACGTACTGAAGAGTTTCTGGTCTTCTTTGTAACAACCCGAACAAGGCATTCCTGATAGGGATATAAATGAAGAAGGCCTTGCGcaatcaaaaccaataatGTCTGATGATGTACCTACGTCGACTCATCAAGTACGTCGTGTACTAATAATGATTGcgatttatttttgtgtgtacGTACATGTTCTTTCTAAAGTGTATGATATGCTATCTTAAAGGACGTTGCGAAAGATGTTGTTGGTAATACGGAAGAATCAGTTGTCGCTGCTGAGTTACCAAAAATGGAGGAGAACAGTATGGAACCTCCACACTCACCGCAAAATGAACCCAGAGTTAGGGATGAAATTGATGTTGCGCATACAGAAGATAACAAGCGCAATGTACGTACAatgtttttcaaattcatATGGCACCTTTGCTTGGGTAGCTTTGAGAGATACTAATAGTTGGACATCTATATCCATATATTGAGGCAGGATGAACCAACAAGTGGGGATGGGGAGGAAGTATTGAAGGAGGCACAATCTCCAAGCTTTGTAGTTGAAGGAGTTGAGGTAATGTTAAACTATTATGCATTTGTAACGCGTCTATGTGAATAATGGAAATAACCAAATCTTTGCTTACTGTGGATGAAGGACACTGCGGATCAAGTACCTATAGTTGTTCCTGACAGGACTCTAGAGGCTTTTGATGATGAAGCCAATCTAAGTGACCCTTCTTAACCAACAGTTGTTGTTAGCAAGGTACGTTATTAATTTgctattaataaaataatcgCTTAAGTAATCATATTTATGAAcgttaatttgtttttattaggTGCTTACTGAATTGAAAACAACCGTGAGACATGCTACTTCTCTTGTACCTATTAATTCTACAACATTACgtacaaaaacaataatttgtGTATAAATGCTTGTATTTTCAGCTAATGTCTACTTTTTAATGTGTATAGATCCCAAAAAAAGACAATGTTgtcgaagaaaaagaatctccAATCCCTGAGAAGGATACCGTTCCCGAACATGTAAGTCATTCTAAACTCTATAAAgtatatagtatatagtaAATTATCCCGAGTGccaatttctatttttactgTACGTACACATGGTTTACGCACTTGTGTAGCTGTTTATATGACATGTTTAACGCGTTATTTTATGCCTATAGCCAGGAAAGAAAGACGATGTTGTGCATATGGGTGTTTCTCAAACTGAAGAAAACGTTGCTCACGACGtggaaaaggagaagaagaatgtaaGACGGAAAGTTACTTTCGCTGATGATCTGAAAAGTGATGGAACAATAAGTGATCATACAAAAAGTGATGATGTAGAATTTATGGAGACAAGAGAATCCATCCTAAACAGTGACGTTTTGGTGAAGGCTGAAGATGTACCTTACAACCCTTTGGAGAAGGTTGACGAAGCAAAATTCGAGAAGTTATGCAGTATCATGAAGGGAGAGAAAATGTATGCACTTGTGcatttaaacaattttatgTTCCCTTTTTCAATCATATGAAATTCTAACTATTTGCATACGTCTTACAAAATATCAGGTGCCATAATCTTTTTGCATTTCGCAAAGTTGACAACAGTTTTTTCACAACTCTAACTGAACTAAATGATTGGATCAATTATACCGAAAGTGACCGTTGCATACGTACACAATTTTCCTGACGTACAGAATATAGATTATGAGGACGTATATTCCAAGTGTACGTccataaaatcattttattctTGCCAAGTACTAACATAACATCATATGTTGGTGTACCTTTTGCAGCACATGGAAATGATCGCACTCTTGATGTAGCACAAGAACGGGGAGAATATGAAGAGAAATCGGTATGTCGTGGTGGACCCCAGACTCCCTTGGGAGTTGTCAAGGCGTGCCACTGCATTCAAAAGCTGTGTTAACCCGGAGACTTTCAAATTGGACAAACTTTTCTTACAATTTGCTACCGGGGAAAGCCTTAATCGTGAACCAAAGCTAAGGTGGATCAATGATGTGGACGTTATATTTGTTCCCATGAACTAGAAAGATGAGAAGCATTGGGTTGGGTTGTCTATATACCTGCCACGTCGCACTATTGAAACCATGGATCATTTGGTTTCTCTGACGCGGGAGTCTGTGGTTAGGTCACAAATCCTTCCAATTCTGGAGATGCTACCATACCTCGTGAGAGCGACATGTAAGGATTATCTCGAGAAGCCCTATCTCATAACTCCTTTTACTTATATAAGGAATCAACGTCTTTCACAGAACCCAACTACCGGAGATTGCAGTCTGTACGCGATGAATTTTATAGAGTTGTACATGCTTCAAAATCCTTGGAATGACCTGATTTTGATTGAAGAGGCTAACATGTACAATTACCGTAAGGGTTACGCTGTCGACCTCAACGAGCATGGAATTGGGTCCATAACCTAATATTATAATGCTCTGAAAACCAACTTATTTTGTATGCCTATTGGTACTTGAATTTGGTATGGGATAGATTCACTTGTTCGTTTTCACaacaatttatttctttttagatGATAAGCAACATTTTCTTTGGGAATTAACAACGTAAAGTCATagtagtgtacgtacatacTATGAATCTACGTGTCTAAACTCTATAACTTTGATTTGACAAccataaatgtatattttaattgatcaTTGAATGTAACCGTAATTTTCCCAATAATATCTACAGCCGTGGTTATTAATGGGAGGAATAATTTGACCTCTTTGGACTATCTCATTTCTAACATGGTGAACTCGACTATTTCCGACGATTTACTCGCAAAGATAGCTAAAAAAATGGCAGACAATTGCTGGTTGGACCTTAAGCCATTATTACGATCAGGCACTCGTGGAAGAGACATTGTCTACCGTCCGGATGTCCTGAAAGACGCTAATATCTTTAGCTTATGTGGTGTTCCCGATGACTTCCAACTAGGAGGTGGCCATTATCCATCCGGACCCCAATTAGAAGGCAATCGACCATTTTTCAAAAGGTGCCTTCTCGCTAACAATCCGACGACCGTGTATAACGAGTCACTACGTGTTCTAATCCATAAAAGTGACATCAATGGAGCAATTAAGCTCATGCAGCGCCATGCACCCGTACGAGCAGATGCAACCATCGCTTGCGCcatcatattcatatgttCGAGGTATGATTATATGGCTGGATTGTTTCTTCAGCTCTACACACGCAACCATCATCCTTTGGACTCTGATATCACTCGAGATTTGTGTGAGGGGTTCCTCGAGGAGATAAAGAAGTTTAACCCTCCATACAATAATACTTACGGTTATTCTTTCTGTTATCCAAGCAGCCATGGAATTAAGATGCCACCATGCGCCTACCATTGTTACATGGTTTCTGGAGCTTTTAAGAACGTTTGCAACAAGTGTTACCTCTGGCCGTGTGCTAGGCGAGTAAGCCAAATGCTCTAGGTCTCTCATTTGTACGTGTGCTAGTAGTGTACACAGTCACGTGTTTCAAGTTCGTTTACTGTTTGGTCCTAtgtatttgtttctgtttcaatGATATTTCCTATTTCGAAGTAATGTTTCAAGTTCTATTATGTAGTTTGACTCtgtttcatataaatttcCTACTTGCAAGttgtgtttctgtttctgtttcatgCGGTTTGGTTATCTCGattaagaataatatatttgttatttctcaAGATAAACATTTATTGACTAATTACATTAGAACTATATCTTTCAATAAATGTAAGTATATATGTTAGTACATTGACGCAAGAGTTCCACAGTTGTGACAGACGTACAAAGGGTTAATAAATACAGTTTACTCCGACGTGACATATATCCACCAGAATTTAATATACGAATTCAGGGTTTTCATAGACATACACGTGTTAGATTGACATACACCAcacaaatatatcatataaattatCTTCGGTTTGCATCGGTAATAGAAGATTAaaatatgtacgtacacttaTAATCGATACGTACGTATTGAGatttaaactatttaaaaaaattggggCTATGTCCTTGATTCTTCCCAATTAACACCATTCACTGGACGTACATCGTATAGCAGATAGGTGTTCACTCATACATCTGGACGTACAATTTTTCGAatggtgtgtgtgtgtgtcagCTGAAAAACCCAAACTATGTTCCATCAAAGTAAACACTCATACATTGAATTGAATCCCAACAGTGACGGACACGTAAATGACATTGAATGCAACCATAAATTCCCCAACAATATCTCTATAATGGTCAACCCAACTATCTCCGACGATTTACTCGCTAAGATAGCTAAGAAAATAGCAGACAAATGCTGGTGGGACCTTCAGCCACTACTACGATCAGGCAATCGTGGAAGAGACATTTTCAGCTTGTGCGGCGATCCCGATGACATTCAAGCTAGAGGTGACCATTATCCATCCGGAGTCGAGGAAGAAGGCCGTCATCGACCATTTTGCTTAAGGTGTCTTGCTGCTGACAATCCCACAATAGTGTATTACGAGGTTATGCGTGTTCTAACGCATCAACGTGACATCCAGGGAGCCATTAATCTTTTGCGTCGTCATGCTCCAGCACAAGCGGATGCAACACTTGCTTCCGGTATACTATTCATAATTGACGGAAATTATTATTTGGGCGTTATGTTTCTTCAGCTATTCGCACGCCATCATTATCCATTGGGCACGGAAGAGACTCGGGATTCGTGTGAGCAGTTCATGGACGAGATAAAACAATATCGCCCTACTTACAATAATACATACGGTGCTACTTATGCCTATCCTAACAGCCATGGAATTCAAACTCCACCATGTGCTACCTATTGTTACATGGTCTCTTGCCCTTTCAAGAAAAATTGCAACTGTTGTTATCTCAGGTGGTGTGCTAAGCGACTGAGCATAATCCTATAGTAATATCATTCTACTAGTTAGTTGACGTTTTTATTAAATGTTATCTGCTAAGTTATGTTTAAGTTCTTTTAATGTTGCGTTGAAGTTATGTTGCATGTTCTTGTTATTCTCTAGTTACGATGTTTTAAGGGTTTTTGTTATGATTCTATGAAGTTATGTTTCTAGTTCTTGTTATCCTCTAGTTATGAAGTTGTTCGGTTTAATGTGGCTATGCATATTAAATGACAATATCTAGATTTTGAATATCCTCTAGTTATGAATAATATACTTATCAAGTACTTACATTCTAACTTTGAAGTTTCTATAAATGTAAGTATTAATGTCATTGAATTGActcaaaagaaagatttgtAATAGACGTGACATGCCCTAATAAATACACTCTCAGTCGGCGTAAAGGTTTATAACTTTGGTTGCATCGTAAATTGCAAATTTAGTTATAGACGTACATGTGTATCTCTATACGTACATAAATCTATTTAGTCTAAAATTGAACCTAGGTTTATACCggaaatattttatactttattcTTATCAAATAAACACAGTTAATGGTCTCTTCTTTTAATACCACCTACTATATGTAAGTGGAACGTCTAACATTTACTTAGTTGTCTCCTCGCCATTAGTTCTATATACTGTAACATGTTTACTCCACATTACACATTCCTCTAACTACGACAAATATAACCTAAATACACAAACCTCCGTTTTATTTGGTAATGGATGTCTCCACACCCCCACCAGCAGAGATTTATCTTGCCATTCAGTTGCCGAATCCACTCAGCATTCTTTTCAACTACCTACCCGTTTCTTTAACTCCAATAAACACGCTCAGAGGTCACGTTAACACGCTGGAGCCGACCGCTATTAACATGGATGAGTTCATGACGTGGCTTGATTTTGTGTTGCCGAAAACACCTTTCCAACCATATTTCACCCTCTTGCTTGAACGGGGAGCAAGTCCGGCGCTTTACCTTGAAGGAGTCCGTTTAGCTTGCAACTTCGTCACCGTAGCACATGGTATAACCATGTTGGGATCTATCTCTGCCACCGACGCATATGCATGCTTCCTTCATGGTCTGTTTCTAACCGCAACTGGCAACGGACGGGAGTTTGAACCCGTGAATGCGACTTTCTGGGATTTAGTGCCATCATTTGAAGATGCAAACACAGTGGGGGAGTTAGTTATGTATCACATAAGTCGATTGTATGCTCAAGGACCTCGGATGTGGAATCTATCATGGAGGTTCATGATTTCACCAGACTGCTTGGGTCATTGCAGCTACGGAGCTTGCTGCCACAATTATTTGTTCTACTGGTATGCTAGGGAGTTGTGCATATTTTATTAAGGAATGGCGTTCGTTCAGCATCTTTTTTCCCATTCTATGCATCGGCATCGGTTATATGCTTTGGCTTTAGTATCCTTTTGTTGTATGCTCTACTCGGTTTATTGTTATGCTTTGTATTTCcttgttttattgttataatttgtatttccttgttttattgttatgttttgtatttccTTGTTTTCAAATTATGTTATGAATGAAATTAAGTTTCTTTATATTCTATATAGAGTACAACTATGCTAATAATGTTGCTAGAGTTTGAACGTACACCGATTTAAATATACGTCCATGAAAAGTCagcaataaaattttattacaaGTTAGAGGTATTTTATAATAAGTAAAACTTTAGCAGTTTGAACGTACACTTATCCAATATACGTCCATGAAATATAATGTCGGAAATAAGTAAAACTTTAGCATAAATATAGGATATGTTTAAATTCGGTTacaaatttatagtttttaagaataacagaaacaacagaaaaacTAATACACAACGACTTTGGAGATGGGGCAATTGCTCACAATCTTCAGTTTATAAGTCCCGCTCAGACGCCAGGAAACGAGAGCAATAACATTTTAAGGACCAGTTAGCCTTTGGAAGAATCTTTGAAATTCCAAAGCTTGTAGTTTGTGTGATTCACATTGAAGAACTTCCTTGCTacagagaatatatatattatacggAAGATTAGAAACATAAAGgtgaaaacttttttaaaaattaacacAGAAGCACTTACTATTGATCCATTATCTTAAAAGAAAGCTTCAGCCCACGGTAGTCTTCGGTCAAGTTGCCAACCTCAAGTAGCGCAACAATCACATCTGGTGTATGTAATAAAAGATATAAGTATTACGTGTACGTACAAATTCCAAGAATGAATAGAAAGTCAAATATACTAACCAACTAACACTCCGGTGGTAACTGTCTTCTCGATGATGTAGTCAAAAGGAGTAAAATCGTAATACAGTATTGCAGCCAATCCCGAAGGTTTGGTAACAATGGTCTGATCCATAAAACAGATCCGGTAGTCATGGGACGTTGTGTGTATCCCCTCGTCGTGGTTTCGAACCGAGAAAGTATTGATAACTATCCACT from Arabidopsis thaliana chromosome 3, partial sequence includes these protein-coding regions:
- a CDS encoding peroxidase family protein (peroxidase family protein; FUNCTIONS IN: peroxidase activity, heme binding; INVOLVED IN: oxidation reduction, response to oxidative stress; LOCATED IN: cellular_component unknown; CONTAINS InterPro DOMAIN/s: Haem peroxidase (InterPro:IPR010255), Plant peroxidase (InterPro:IPR000823), Haem peroxidase, plant/fungal/bacterial (InterPro:IPR002016); BEST Arabidopsis thaliana protein match is: Peroxidase family protein (TAIR:AT3G17070.1); Has 3538 Blast hits to 3531 proteins in 141 species: Archae - 0; Bacteria - 0; Metazoa - 1; Fungi - 0; Plants - 3536; Viruses - 0; Other Eukaryotes - 1 (source: NCBI BLink).), producing METKKEKSKEGLIAAKELKRLQTNLVRLDRFIDSHPSGDQQFTELDSVENLGIKKRDLIGSIKTSLEHECPKQVSCSDVIILSARDTVALTGGPLISVLLGRKDSLSTPSKHVADSEPPPSTADVDTTLSLFASNGMTIEQSVAIMGIYL